One candidate division WOR-3 bacterium DNA segment encodes these proteins:
- the lgt gene encoding prolipoprotein diacylglyceryl transferase: MLPVLIRIGNFQLYSYGVMLFISFVLGIMIVERRAQRFGVEPKRITDLALWVLLAVVLGSRLFYVAFHWDEFRNDLVGIIRFWGNPPGLSGLMFYGGFLGAFIAGLVFVWLNRLPLLKMLDAVAPALVLGEGFTRIGCFLNGCCFGKPTTCPLGMVFPAGSAAGAQFPNQTIHPTQLYSSLAGFVLFGVALLLERRKLKPGVLFGIILLLYSLFRFGIDFVRYYEDAANFWGNQAVALSLSLLGLVLIVLLSRRR; the protein is encoded by the coding sequence ATGCTGCCGGTACTGATCAGAATCGGCAATTTTCAGCTCTACTCCTATGGAGTGATGCTTTTTATCTCGTTTGTGCTGGGGATCATGATTGTTGAACGCCGGGCCCAGCGGTTCGGGGTGGAGCCGAAGAGGATTACCGATCTGGCGCTCTGGGTTTTGCTGGCAGTTGTTCTGGGGTCAAGACTGTTTTATGTTGCCTTTCACTGGGATGAGTTCCGAAATGACCTGGTGGGGATAATCCGGTTCTGGGGTAACCCGCCGGGTCTTTCCGGACTGATGTTTTATGGCGGTTTTTTAGGCGCATTTATCGCCGGGCTGGTCTTTGTCTGGCTGAATCGTCTGCCTCTGTTGAAAATGCTGGATGCGGTGGCACCGGCACTGGTGCTGGGGGAAGGATTTACCAGAATCGGCTGTTTTCTTAACGGCTGCTGTTTTGGCAAGCCGACCACCTGCCCGCTGGGGATGGTTTTTCCTGCCGGTTCAGCCGCGGGTGCCCAGTTTCCCAATCAGACAATTCATCCAACCCAGCTTTACTCCTCATTAGCCGGATTTGTGCTTTTTGGCGTTGCGCTCCTGCTGGAACGGAGAAAACTAAAACCCGGTGTGCTTTTCGGTATAATTCTGCTGCTTTATTCCCTTTTCCGGTTCGGGATTGATTTTGTCCGATATTATGAGGATGCTGCCAATTTCTGGGGTAATCAGGCGGTGGCATTGAGTCTCAGTCTGCTGGGGCTGGTGCTGATAGTCCTTTTATCCCGCAGAAGATGA
- a CDS encoding acetyl-CoA C-acetyltransferase — MTIGLAKETYIIGAARTPIGRFLGGLAALRAPELGAVAIRAAIERAEVKPAEIDGVIMGNVCPAGIGQAPARQAAVISGVPVEVPALTVNKVCGSGMIAVALACQQIKAGDARIIVAGGQESMSNVPYYLKTLRQGNKMGHAQLQDGMIYDGIWDYFGDVHMGELADFTARNSSISREAQDRWALRSHQNAVAAIREGRFKAEIIPVSIPQKKGEPVVIDTDEGPRADTTLEKLAGLKPVFSRDGTVTAGNASSINDGAAALVIASGDFVKNRGLKRVARIVAYATGSVEPKMLFYAPVKAVRKLLEIQGVELDYFDLIEVNEAFAAQVLADAQELGLDESRVNVNGGAIALGHPIGCSGARILVTLIYALKHRGLRRGLAAICLGGGEAVAMSLELV, encoded by the coding sequence ATGACCATCGGTCTGGCAAAGGAAACCTATATCATTGGTGCTGCCCGCACCCCGATCGGCAGATTTCTGGGCGGACTGGCAGCGCTGCGCGCGCCGGAGCTGGGCGCGGTTGCAATCCGGGCGGCGATTGAACGGGCTGAGGTGAAGCCCGCTGAAATTGACGGCGTAATCATGGGCAATGTCTGCCCGGCCGGAATCGGCCAGGCACCGGCGCGTCAGGCAGCGGTGATCAGCGGTGTGCCGGTAGAGGTACCGGCGCTGACGGTAAACAAGGTGTGTGGGTCAGGAATGATTGCTGTGGCGCTTGCCTGTCAGCAGATCAAAGCCGGGGATGCCCGAATCATCGTTGCCGGCGGACAGGAATCGATGTCCAATGTGCCTTATTATCTGAAAACCCTGCGTCAGGGTAACAAGATGGGCCATGCCCAGCTCCAGGACGGTATGATTTATGACGGAATCTGGGACTATTTCGGTGATGTCCATATGGGCGAGCTGGCAGACTTTACCGCCAGAAACTCCAGTATCTCCCGGGAGGCACAGGACCGCTGGGCACTCCGCTCCCACCAGAATGCGGTAGCGGCGATCCGGGAGGGCAGGTTCAAGGCTGAAATCATTCCGGTTTCGATCCCGCAGAAAAAGGGGGAACCGGTGGTGATTGACACCGATGAGGGACCGCGTGCCGACACTACCCTGGAGAAACTTGCCGGGCTGAAACCGGTGTTCAGCAGGGATGGCACGGTAACTGCAGGTAACGCCTCTTCAATTAATGATGGTGCCGCGGCGCTGGTGATCGCCAGCGGTGATTTTGTCAAGAACCGGGGGCTGAAGCGGGTAGCCCGGATCGTCGCCTATGCCACCGGCAGTGTTGAACCGAAAATGCTGTTCTATGCACCGGTCAAGGCGGTGAGGAAACTGCTGGAGATTCAGGGCGTGGAGCTGGATTACTTTGATCTGATTGAAGTCAACGAGGCGTTTGCCGCCCAGGTCCTGGCTGATGCTCAGGAGCTGGGGCTGGACGAAAGCCGGGTGAATGTCAATGGCGGGGCAATTGCCCTGGGACATCCGATCGGCTGTTCCGGTGCCCGGATACTGGTAACACTGATTTATGCCCTCAAGCACCGCGGGCTGAGGCGCGGACTGGCAGCGATCTGCCTCGGCGGTGGTGAGGCGGTGGCAATGAGCCTTGAGCTGGTCTGA
- a CDS encoding site-2 protease family protein, with product MNENVNEGPVDFYALARFMAIESIQGNRIRGRIFEPVNENIENLKQVFARNGAVAFFEKEGDGHVVSYGYLPQNRPVRLWVNILLLLLTIFTTLIVGALHAGRNPFAGPLNLLSGIPFSLGIILILGSHELAHYLTARAYGVDATPPYFLPVPHPMTGTMGAFIRIRSPVPSRSALVRVGIAGPLTGFLVAIPVSVVGLALSRVQPVPENAPLLRLGSPLIFELISRLFHRLPGPGFDVVLHPLAFAGWLGMFVTALNLLPVGQLDGGHIAYAILGRRYRLFSFIIIGALLLLGIFWLGWPFWAFLATILGLKHPPPLDNITPLNRTDIILALVALTVFALTFTPAPFPGAGF from the coding sequence ATGAATGAAAATGTGAATGAGGGACCGGTGGACTTTTACGCCCTTGCCAGGTTTATGGCGATCGAGTCGATTCAGGGTAACAGAATCCGGGGCAGAATTTTTGAACCGGTTAACGAGAATATTGAGAATCTGAAGCAGGTGTTTGCCCGCAACGGTGCGGTGGCATTTTTCGAAAAGGAGGGTGATGGACATGTCGTCAGTTACGGCTATCTGCCCCAAAACCGGCCGGTCCGGCTGTGGGTTAATATTCTTTTGCTGCTTCTGACCATATTTACAACTCTGATTGTGGGCGCCCTGCATGCGGGGAGAAATCCTTTTGCCGGTCCGCTGAATCTTTTAAGTGGCATTCCCTTTTCCTTGGGAATCATTCTGATTTTAGGCAGTCATGAACTGGCACATTATCTGACCGCCCGGGCTTATGGGGTTGATGCCACGCCACCCTATTTTCTGCCCGTGCCGCATCCGATGACCGGTACAATGGGTGCCTTTATCCGTATCCGTTCGCCCGTGCCTTCGCGCAGTGCACTGGTGCGGGTCGGGATTGCGGGACCGCTGACCGGGTTTCTGGTGGCGATTCCGGTTTCGGTAGTCGGGCTGGCACTGTCCCGGGTTCAGCCGGTCCCGGAGAATGCCCCGCTGCTCCGTCTGGGCTCACCGCTGATTTTCGAGCTGATTTCCCGGCTGTTTCACCGTCTGCCCGGACCGGGTTTTGATGTGGTTCTCCATCCGCTTGCCTTTGCCGGCTGGCTCGGCATGTTTGTGACCGCACTCAATCTGCTGCCGGTTGGCCAGCTGGATGGTGGACATATCGCCTATGCGATTTTAGGCCGGCGCTACCGTCTGTTTTCCTTTATTATTATTGGTGCGCTGTTACTGCTCGGGATTTTCTGGCTCGGCTGGCCCTTCTGGGCATTTCTGGCGACAATTTTAGGTCTGAAACATCCGCCCCCGCTGGATAATATTACACCCCTCAACCGGACCGATATCATTCTGGCGCTGGTGGCACTGACGGTTTTTGCTCTGACCTTTACCCCTGCTCCCTTCCCCGGGGCGGGGTTCTGA
- the mfd gene encoding transcription-repair coupling factor, producing the protein MPLRITHLPPPVQILLAGFFARRLERVVVLIVPAEPDAEILTADARAIFPELSVLHFRPDDPAVLSRLQTLYGPALLIASEPALEAPAPAWNFQDCQRQLERGSELNFETLIGWLEDHGFERMDMVTEPGEYASRGGIIDLFPDDALLPVRLELADNTLVSIRTFDPLTQRSCQQLDRMVLNARQVKSFTLQPSVILLPPGVLFIGGERVTAVRPQVVMVGQVPDAVDLGYLPAPVYCGNFQLLRQEITAGNRHWTIIAVSEHHRHRLEKLLGEGPDYLVGGLSSGFTSEGQRWTVLTERELYGTPVRHLHRRRFRGVPVDNLLTLKPGDYVVHIDYGIGRFTGVRRMDSGSGQKDYLVVEYQDNARVYVPVDNLGLIDRYIGSDDSPPQLDRLGGTGWLRAKARAERASAEYAQALLENRARRLMVRSEPLPVDPALLAELEASFPYEETPDQLQALEAIRQDLTRGQPMDRLVCGDVGFGKTEIALRAAFQVAINCRQVALLVPTTVLCYQHWRTFRSRLERFPLRIEMLSRFTPRSRQEEIIRGLKLGLVDIVIGTHQLLAPGIQFKNLGLLIVDEEHRFGVRQKERLRQLRADVNVLALSATPIPRTLYMALSRLIDISPIHTPPPGRREVRTEIAEWDDELIRIYVYRELNRQGQIFFVHNEIETLGQIEKRLRCILPEVQLRVAHGRMTSRKLADIYLDFAGGKFPLLLSTAIIESGLDLPNVNTLIVNRAERFGLADLHQLRGRVGRSTEQAYALFLVSSRQDLTPSARQRLGALLAYSEPGAGYRLAMRDLEIRGVGNLLGTEQHGHVVRIGLNLYQRLLNAALARLQGETLPVEPRLKLDVTAYIPESYIPDGLQRLALYKRLLSLETLAELADLKAELLDRFGKYPSPVENLLQVAQVRLLCRQKQVLAVSMEAGRITLTLPEKSLTLNGGLSELLQFLHQFRG; encoded by the coding sequence TTGCCGCTGCGGATCACCCACCTCCCGCCCCCGGTTCAGATACTGCTTGCCGGCTTTTTTGCCCGGCGGCTCGAACGGGTGGTGGTTCTGATCGTCCCCGCTGAGCCGGACGCGGAAATTCTGACCGCCGATGCCCGGGCGATTTTCCCGGAACTTTCAGTTCTTCATTTCCGTCCCGATGACCCGGCGGTGCTCAGCCGGCTGCAGACACTTTATGGTCCCGCACTCCTGATTGCTTCCGAACCGGCACTGGAGGCACCGGCGCCCGCATGGAATTTCCAGGACTGTCAACGGCAACTCGAGCGTGGCAGTGAGCTGAATTTTGAGACGCTGATCGGCTGGCTGGAAGATCACGGCTTTGAGCGGATGGACATGGTAACCGAGCCGGGCGAGTATGCGTCAAGAGGCGGAATAATTGATCTCTTCCCGGATGATGCCCTGCTGCCGGTCCGGCTGGAACTGGCGGACAATACCCTGGTCTCAATCCGCACCTTTGACCCCCTGACTCAGCGTTCCTGCCAGCAACTGGACCGGATGGTGCTCAATGCCCGCCAGGTAAAATCATTTACCCTTCAGCCGTCAGTCATCCTTCTGCCTCCGGGTGTGCTTTTCATTGGCGGGGAACGGGTTACCGCCGTCCGGCCGCAGGTGGTGATGGTCGGGCAGGTGCCGGATGCAGTTGATCTCGGCTACCTGCCGGCGCCGGTATATTGCGGAAATTTTCAGCTCTTGCGCCAGGAGATTACCGCCGGCAACCGGCACTGGACGATTATCGCGGTCTCCGAACATCACCGGCACCGGCTGGAAAAACTTCTTGGTGAGGGGCCGGACTATCTCGTCGGCGGACTGAGCAGCGGCTTTACCAGCGAAGGTCAGCGCTGGACGGTACTCACCGAACGCGAGCTCTACGGAACACCGGTCCGGCATCTGCACCGGCGCCGGTTCCGTGGTGTTCCGGTTGACAATCTTTTGACTTTAAAGCCGGGCGATTATGTTGTGCACATTGATTACGGGATCGGCAGATTTACCGGGGTCCGGCGGATGGATAGCGGGAGCGGACAGAAGGACTATCTGGTAGTCGAGTATCAGGATAATGCGCGGGTTTATGTGCCGGTGGACAATCTGGGATTGATTGACCGGTATATCGGCAGCGATGATTCCCCACCGCAACTGGACCGGCTTGGGGGCACGGGCTGGCTTCGGGCAAAGGCACGGGCGGAAAGGGCGAGCGCCGAATATGCGCAGGCGCTTCTGGAAAACCGGGCACGGCGGCTAATGGTCCGGAGTGAGCCACTGCCGGTGGATCCGGCACTGCTTGCGGAACTGGAGGCATCATTTCCCTATGAGGAGACCCCGGATCAGCTGCAGGCGCTGGAGGCAATCCGGCAGGATTTAACCCGCGGTCAGCCGATGGACCGGCTGGTCTGTGGCGATGTCGGATTCGGCAAAACGGAGATTGCACTCCGCGCCGCCTTTCAGGTGGCAATTAACTGCCGGCAGGTGGCACTCCTCGTTCCCACGACCGTTCTCTGCTATCAGCACTGGCGCACCTTCCGCTCCCGGCTGGAGCGCTTCCCCCTGCGGATTGAAATGCTTTCCCGCTTTACCCCCCGCTCCCGGCAGGAGGAGATTATCCGGGGGTTGAAACTGGGTCTGGTGGACATTGTCATCGGCACCCATCAACTCCTCGCCCCGGGCATTCAGTTCAAAAACCTCGGGCTGCTGATCGTCGACGAAGAACACCGTTTCGGGGTGCGCCAGAAGGAAAGGCTGCGTCAGCTCCGGGCGGATGTGAATGTCCTGGCCCTGAGTGCTACGCCCATTCCCCGCACCCTCTATATGGCGCTCTCCCGGCTGATTGACATCTCACCGATCCACACACCGCCGCCGGGCAGAAGGGAAGTCCGGACCGAAATTGCTGAATGGGATGATGAACTGATCCGGATTTATGTTTACCGGGAGCTTAACCGTCAGGGGCAGATTTTCTTCGTCCACAACGAGATTGAGACCCTGGGTCAGATTGAGAAACGGCTCCGGTGCATCCTGCCTGAGGTCCAGCTCCGGGTGGCGCACGGCAGAATGACCAGCCGGAAACTGGCGGACATCTATCTTGATTTTGCTGGGGGAAAGTTTCCGCTCCTGCTTTCTACCGCCATCATCGAGTCCGGTCTTGACCTGCCCAATGTCAATACACTGATTGTCAACCGGGCAGAGCGGTTCGGGCTGGCTGATCTCCATCAGCTCCGGGGTAGGGTGGGCAGATCAACCGAACAGGCATATGCGCTGTTCCTGGTTTCCTCCCGGCAGGATCTGACACCGTCAGCGCGTCAGCGCCTGGGAGCACTGCTTGCCTATTCCGAGCCCGGTGCGGGTTACCGGCTGGCAATGCGGGATCTGGAAATCAGGGGTGTCGGCAATCTGCTCGGCACCGAACAGCATGGCCATGTTGTCCGGATCGGGCTCAACCTTTATCAGCGTCTGCTGAACGCGGCGCTTGCCCGACTGCAGGGCGAAACGCTGCCGGTTGAGCCCCGGCTCAAACTTGATGTTACCGCCTATATTCCGGAAAGTTATATTCCGGACGGACTCCAGCGGCTGGCACTCTACAAGCGACTGCTGAGTCTGGAGACATTGGCGGAACTGGCGGACCTGAAGGCGGAACTCCTGGACCGGTTTGGAAAATATCCCTCCCCGGTGGAAAATCTTCTGCAGGTGGCGCAGGTCCGGCTCTTGTGTCGTCAGAAACAGGTGCTGGCGGTCAGCATGGAGGCGGGCAGAATCACACTGACCCTGCCGGAAAAGAGTCTGACGCTGAACGGCGGATTATCCGAACTGCTTCAGTTCTTGCACCAGTTCCGGGGCTAA
- the tsaE gene encoding tRNA (adenosine(37)-N6)-threonylcarbamoyltransferase complex ATPase subunit type 1 TsaE — MQFETGNAESTILLGERLAQLLKPGAVVALYGELGSGKTTLIKGIARGLGVREPVRSPSFVIITEYAGRIPVYHIDLYRLNSTEEASAVGLESYLCSDGICLIEWAERAEPLLPAATIRIRLEVVAGGRRIEIAGLAPELVQELKQFG; from the coding sequence TTGCAGTTTGAAACCGGAAACGCGGAATCGACGATTCTGCTCGGCGAACGGCTGGCACAGTTGCTGAAGCCGGGTGCGGTGGTCGCCCTCTATGGCGAGCTGGGCAGTGGCAAGACCACGCTGATCAAGGGTATTGCCCGGGGTCTGGGGGTAAGGGAACCGGTCCGCAGTCCTTCTTTTGTGATCATTACCGAATATGCCGGCCGGATCCCGGTCTATCACATTGATCTTTACCGGTTGAATAGTACGGAAGAGGCGTCTGCGGTCGGACTCGAATCCTATCTGTGCTCAGACGGAATCTGTCTCATTGAATGGGCAGAACGAGCGGAGCCGCTCCTGCCCGCGGCTACAATCCGCATCCGGCTGGAGGTCGTTGCCGGCGGACGCCGGATTGAGATTGCAGGATTAGCCCCGGAACTGGTGCAAGAACTGAAGCAGTTCGGATAA
- the hypD gene encoding hydrogenase formation protein HypD produces the protein MKVTPDSDQRLLILVNEQVTRLCQERDGIRLMEVCGTHTMAISASGIRRAVDPRLKLLSGPGCPVCVTTDAEIDTARQLAERQGLALVTFGDMIRVPGSLGSLAEAKAEGADIRVVYSPQDGLKMAMAEPEKEFVFLGVGFETTAPTVAATVLAAAERRVENFSVLTMFKLIPPALEFIASAKKMKIDGFILPGHVSTIIGSQPYEFLVERFGLPCCITGFEPADILEGILLLLEQLEHGPGLAIQYRRSVRPEGNRVAQQLINDIFEVTDAEWRGIGRIRNSGLKLKPDWQKFDARVRFGLRSARSSRPASGCRCGEVLLGLMIPSECRLFGRVCTPETPKGPCMVSSEGACAAYYRYER, from the coding sequence ATGAAAGTGACCCCAGACAGTGATCAGCGGCTGCTGATACTGGTGAATGAGCAGGTTACCAGGTTGTGTCAGGAGCGAGATGGGATCAGGCTGATGGAGGTGTGCGGGACACATACGATGGCAATTTCCGCCTCCGGTATCCGGCGGGCGGTTGATCCCCGGCTGAAACTGCTCTCCGGTCCGGGCTGTCCGGTGTGTGTGACCACGGATGCGGAAATTGATACCGCGCGCCAGCTGGCAGAACGCCAGGGGCTGGCATTGGTTACATTCGGCGATATGATCCGGGTGCCGGGGTCGCTCGGTTCACTGGCAGAGGCGAAGGCAGAGGGTGCGGACATCCGCGTGGTTTATTCACCTCAGGACGGGTTAAAGATGGCAATGGCGGAGCCGGAAAAGGAGTTTGTATTCCTGGGGGTGGGGTTCGAAACGACCGCTCCCACCGTGGCGGCAACGGTGCTGGCGGCAGCGGAGCGCAGGGTGGAGAATTTTTCGGTTCTGACGATGTTCAAGCTGATCCCACCGGCGCTGGAGTTCATCGCCTCGGCAAAAAAGATGAAGATTGACGGTTTCATCCTTCCGGGTCATGTATCGACCATAATCGGCTCCCAGCCTTATGAGTTTCTGGTGGAGCGATTCGGTCTGCCGTGCTGTATTACCGGTTTTGAGCCGGCAGATATTCTTGAGGGAATCCTTCTGCTGCTGGAACAGCTGGAACACGGTCCCGGTCTGGCAATTCAGTACCGGCGGAGTGTCAGACCCGAGGGAAACCGGGTTGCCCAGCAGCTGATAAACGATATTTTTGAAGTTACCGATGCCGAGTGGCGGGGGATCGGAAGGATCAGAAATTCGGGCTTGAAGCTGAAACCCGACTGGCAAAAGTTTGATGCCCGGGTCCGGTTTGGACTCCGTTCAGCCCGGTCGAGCAGACCGGCATCCGGTTGCCGGTGTGGTGAGGTGCTCCTGGGACTGATGATACCATCAGAGTGCCGGCTTTTCGGCCGGGTGTGCACACCGGAGACACCCAAGGGTCCGTGCATGGTTTCTTCAGAAGGGGCATGTGCTGCCTATTACCGGTATGAAAGGTAA
- the hypE gene encoding hydrogenase expression/formation protein HypE: MKGKKEAAGKIAVYPGAFPGKEESEQIVLAHGAGGRKMHRLIQELFLRYFGNPVLNRLEDAAALRLHSNQICFTTDSYVVQPLFFPGGDIGKLAVAGTVNDLAVCGAQPEFIAIGFILREGVRMATVEKICKSISQTARKAGVKIVTGDTKVIERDTQQVEEGVYLNASGVGRRLGVKLGAERIRPGDVILINGEIGSHEATVALARGTYRLKADLKSDCAPLNRLIMAVLEWGGVRVMRDPTRGGLATTLNEFAEMCGLGLIVDEQAVPVSMAVRGVAELLGLDPLYMANEGKVVIISARQQAEAILKVMRSFPEGRNARVIGEVAKAPAGVWLKTRLGSLRRLLMLEGEQLPRIC; encoded by the coding sequence ATGAAAGGTAAAAAAGAAGCAGCGGGTAAGATTGCGGTCTATCCCGGAGCATTTCCGGGTAAGGAAGAATCGGAACAGATTGTGCTGGCGCACGGTGCGGGGGGGAGAAAGATGCACCGGCTGATTCAGGAGCTGTTTCTGAGGTATTTCGGTAATCCGGTGCTCAACCGGCTGGAGGATGCGGCTGCGCTCAGACTGCACAGTAATCAGATCTGTTTTACCACCGACTCATATGTTGTGCAACCGCTTTTTTTCCCGGGCGGAGATATCGGAAAACTGGCGGTTGCCGGCACGGTGAATGACCTGGCGGTATGTGGAGCACAACCGGAGTTTATAGCGATCGGCTTTATTCTAAGGGAAGGTGTAAGGATGGCGACAGTTGAGAAAATTTGTAAATCAATCTCGCAAACAGCTAGGAAAGCAGGGGTTAAAATTGTTACCGGGGATACAAAGGTTATTGAGCGTGACACCCAGCAGGTCGAGGAGGGTGTTTATCTCAATGCTTCTGGTGTGGGCAGGAGGCTTGGGGTAAAACTGGGCGCGGAGCGGATCAGGCCCGGAGATGTGATTCTGATTAATGGTGAGATCGGCAGCCACGAGGCAACGGTAGCGCTGGCAAGGGGAACTTACCGGTTGAAGGCGGATTTGAAGAGTGACTGCGCACCCCTGAACCGGCTGATTATGGCGGTGCTGGAGTGGGGCGGGGTCAGGGTGATGCGTGACCCGACTCGGGGCGGGCTGGCAACAACCCTGAATGAGTTTGCGGAAATGTGCGGTCTGGGGCTGATCGTGGATGAACAGGCGGTGCCGGTGTCAATGGCGGTCAGGGGAGTGGCGGAACTTCTGGGACTGGATCCGCTTTATATGGCAAACGAGGGCAAGGTGGTGATCATCTCCGCCCGGCAGCAGGCAGAGGCGATCTTGAAGGTGATGCGCAGTTTTCCTGAAGGAAGAAATGCCCGGGTTATCGGTGAGGTGGCAAAGGCTCCTGCCGGAGTTTGGCTTAAAACCCGCCTGGGTTCACTGCGCCGGCTGCTGATGCTGGAAGGTGAGCAACTGCCCCGAATCTGTTAG
- a CDS encoding enoyl-CoA hydratase-related protein produces MEFRYLLVEEKPPVCWVRFNRPPVNALNTEMVLEIEQLFDELAKKPEILVIILTGQGKVFIAGADIAEMSGFSALAARRFAQQGHRCLDKIARIEKVVIAAINGFALGGGCELALACDLRIMVEGAKIGQPEVNLGLIPGFGGTQRLARLVGPGIAKELIFSGEPVDAAEAWRIGLVNRVVKPEELLSVAAEVAERIASRGPAAVRLAKACINHGLDTDLQTGCAYEIEAFGVCFASGEPAEGTRAFLEKRNPDWKKGKE; encoded by the coding sequence ATGGAGTTCAGATATCTGCTTGTGGAGGAAAAGCCGCCGGTGTGCTGGGTCAGATTCAACCGGCCGCCGGTGAACGCCCTCAATACCGAAATGGTCCTGGAAATTGAGCAGCTGTTCGATGAACTGGCAAAAAAACCTGAAATCCTGGTGATCATACTGACTGGGCAGGGCAAGGTGTTCATTGCCGGTGCCGACATCGCTGAGATGTCCGGCTTCTCAGCGCTGGCGGCACGGCGGTTCGCCCAGCAGGGCCACCGGTGTCTTGACAAGATCGCCCGGATTGAAAAGGTGGTGATCGCCGCAATCAACGGATTTGCCCTCGGGGGTGGCTGTGAACTGGCACTCGCCTGTGATCTCAGAATTATGGTTGAAGGCGCAAAGATCGGACAGCCGGAGGTAAACCTCGGACTGATCCCCGGTTTTGGCGGCACTCAGCGGCTGGCACGGCTGGTCGGTCCCGGAATCGCCAAAGAGCTGATATTCAGCGGTGAGCCGGTTGATGCAGCTGAAGCGTGGCGGATCGGTCTGGTGAACCGGGTGGTGAAACCGGAGGAGCTGCTATCAGTGGCAGCGGAAGTTGCGGAGCGGATTGCCAGCCGGGGCCCGGCAGCAGTCCGGCTTGCCAAAGCCTGTATCAATCACGGGCTGGATACTGACCTGCAGACCGGCTGTGCCTATGAGATTGAGGCGTTCGGAGTCTGTTTTGCCAGCGGTGAGCCGGCAGAGGGCACCCGGGCATTTTTAGAGAAACGGAATCCGGACTGGAAAAAAGGAAAGGAGTGA